From the genome of Streptococcus marmotae, one region includes:
- a CDS encoding DUF2812 domain-containing protein, translating to MKKHKVFVTIPNEEKWINQVQSKGYRLIKVNPYTAAYTFEKIEQPADIPIVRIDYRKFPSNQDYLDYLSLFAECGWTLIPGSNCESYQYFTHADNDGNTDIFSDDESRNALYKRVRQQALTFFTIFIANFTIIFQLSSHHQKSVWNLKELYLTPGLWEKSGLDFWLAFLFETPIVFFLRSMFPALIILGAALFYLYMAYKNKPQKTK from the coding sequence ATGAAAAAGCATAAAGTCTTTGTAACAATCCCAAATGAAGAAAAGTGGATTAACCAAGTTCAATCCAAAGGCTATCGATTGATCAAGGTCAATCCTTACACTGCCGCTTATACCTTTGAAAAAATCGAACAACCAGCAGATATTCCTATCGTTCGGATTGACTACCGGAAATTTCCCTCCAACCAGGATTATCTCGACTATTTATCTCTCTTTGCAGAATGTGGTTGGACCTTGATTCCTGGTAGTAACTGCGAGAGCTATCAGTATTTTACACATGCTGACAATGACGGTAACACAGATATTTTTTCAGATGACGAATCCCGCAATGCCCTCTACAAGCGTGTGAGACAGCAAGCTCTGACTTTTTTTACTATCTTTATAGCAAACTTCACCATTATCTTCCAACTCAGCTCTCATCACCAGAAAAGCGTTTGGAACCTCAAAGAACTCTATCTAACTCCTGGCCTATGGGAAAAATCAGGTCTTGACTTTTGGCTAGCTTTCCTATTTGAAACTCCCATTGTCTTCTTTCTACGAAGCATGTTCCCTGCTCTCATTATTTTAGGAGCTGCTCTTTTTTACCTCTATATGGCCTATAAAAATAAACCACAGAAAACAAAATAG
- a CDS encoding ATP-binding cassette domain-containing protein produces MKNKYFWLTLLCIFMVSLLNIGFLYQYRGVIDTLSQQQLNLFLERIFLMVLTVVVMLFFEYSRQLLNIIYLNQIGFRIHATLLGNIFTKDYDDYTKHVSGHYMSEVNNDIERVKENYYDSLFTIFQGVCSFVLASFALLSLDFLTASFVIITSFLPVIIPYLYRNRSRHLQNTVSDTQAIYNTRLSDILEGYLNVKNATYYPAVMRELERRYSMINRAVQQSAWTTTTMRIVVGLIFYATTILIILIGGFQVFSGVLTLGGLTAILTISEQLVDPINSIANAFLDLHAVKDIQQRLQPARDDEIAFALDEVKENQEFNTLEFQNLTYQNAEHVLFQSVNYRFEKGKKYLITGKSGCGKSTLALLLTKNIPIQTGTIFLNDTSFATLSYRFIQDKIAYISQKSHLFQDSVRYNLTLGASVSDNKLLELLAVVGLRERFPDSDSLEEMISDESSLSGGQRQRLLLIRSLLEEKEVLLLDESLSALDSAMFQQIEEYLTGIPYITLIHISHRLSEHVNAYYDEVIDLDMIQPT; encoded by the coding sequence ATGAAAAATAAATATTTTTGGCTGACATTGCTATGTATCTTTATGGTTTCTCTTTTAAATATTGGCTTTTTGTACCAATATCGTGGGGTCATTGATACATTATCACAGCAACAGTTGAATCTATTTTTAGAACGTATTTTTTTGATGGTATTGACCGTCGTGGTGATGTTATTTTTCGAGTATAGTCGGCAATTGTTAAATATTATCTATTTAAATCAGATTGGTTTTAGGATACATGCGACTCTTCTGGGGAATATTTTTACCAAAGATTACGATGACTATACAAAGCATGTATCAGGTCACTATATGTCTGAAGTGAATAATGATATTGAACGTGTAAAAGAAAACTATTATGATTCACTTTTTACTATTTTTCAAGGAGTTTGTTCTTTCGTACTAGCTAGTTTTGCACTGCTAAGTTTGGACTTTCTCACGGCTAGTTTTGTGATTATCACATCTTTTTTACCAGTCATTATTCCCTATCTTTATCGGAATCGCTCGCGTCATCTTCAAAATACCGTATCAGATACACAAGCTATTTACAATACTCGGTTATCAGATATTCTAGAAGGATACTTGAATGTAAAAAATGCGACCTATTATCCCGCTGTGATGAGGGAGCTTGAGAGACGGTATAGTATGATCAATCGTGCAGTACAGCAGTCGGCATGGACAACCACTACCATGCGAATAGTAGTTGGTCTTATCTTCTATGCTACGACTATTCTCATCATTTTGATAGGTGGTTTTCAAGTTTTTTCAGGTGTCTTGACCTTGGGTGGGTTGACAGCTATTTTAACCATATCAGAGCAATTGGTTGATCCAATCAATAGTATCGCAAATGCTTTTTTAGACCTCCATGCGGTGAAAGATATTCAGCAACGATTGCAACCTGCAAGAGACGATGAGATCGCTTTTGCACTTGATGAAGTGAAAGAAAATCAAGAATTTAACACCCTAGAGTTTCAAAATCTAACGTATCAGAATGCTGAGCACGTCTTGTTTCAATCAGTTAACTATCGTTTTGAGAAAGGGAAAAAGTATCTTATTACAGGAAAAAGCGGATGCGGGAAATCAACATTGGCTCTTCTATTAACAAAGAATATACCGATTCAAACAGGCACTATTTTCTTAAATGATACGTCGTTTGCTACTCTTTCCTACCGGTTTATTCAGGATAAAATAGCCTACATTTCCCAGAAGTCTCATTTATTTCAAGATAGCGTGCGGTATAATCTAACCTTAGGAGCATCAGTATCAGATAACAAGCTATTGGAATTGCTAGCAGTGGTCGGATTACGGGAACGTTTCCCCGATAGTGATTCTTTGGAGGAAATGATTTCAGATGAAAGTAGTCTATCTGGAGGTCAACGACAGCGTCTGCTCCTTATCCGATCATTGTTAGAGGAAAAAGAAGTACTTCTCTTGGATGAGAGTCTATCTGCATTGGATAGTGCCATGTTTCAGCAGATAGAGGAATACTTGACAGGAATTCCTTATATAACCTTGATTCATATTTCTCATAGACTTTCAGAGCATGTCAACGCCTACTATGATGAGGTTATTGATTTGGATATGATACAGCCGACATAG
- a CDS encoding PadR family transcriptional regulator produces MKRNQYLPLTETTYYILLALLKPNHGYAIMQEVESMSDGDVRIAAGTMYGAIENLLKLGWIIAVPSTDSRRKIYHITPTGKSILALETERIRKLSTLASRFDF; encoded by the coding sequence ATGAAACGAAATCAATACCTTCCTCTGACCGAGACAACCTACTATATCCTGCTGGCCCTCCTCAAGCCAAATCACGGATACGCCATTATGCAGGAGGTCGAAAGCATGAGTGACGGTGATGTACGCATCGCAGCAGGCACTATGTATGGAGCGATTGAAAATCTGCTCAAGTTGGGCTGGATCATCGCCGTCCCCAGCACAGACAGTCGGAGAAAAATATACCATATCACCCCGACAGGAAAGAGCATTCTAGCACTCGAAACCGAGCGCATACGAAAGCTGAGTACTCTCGCTAGCCGTTTTGATTTTTAA
- a CDS encoding YebC/PmpR family DNA-binding transcriptional regulator — MGRKWANIVAKKTAKDGANSKVYAKFGVEIYAAAKKGDPDPETNTALKFVIDRAKQAQVPKHIIDKAIDKAKGNTDETFVEGRYEGFGPNGSMLIVDTLTSNVNRTAANVRAAFGKNGGNMGASGSVSYLFDNKGVIVFAGDDADSIFEQLIEADVDVEDVEAEEGTITVYTAPTDLHKALVALREAGISEFQVTELEMIPQSEVVLDGDDLATFEKLYDVLEDDEDVQKVYTNVEGF, encoded by the coding sequence ATGGGACGTAAATGGGCCAATATTGTAGCCAAAAAAACAGCTAAGGACGGAGCAAACTCAAAAGTTTATGCTAAATTCGGTGTGGAAATCTATGCTGCAGCGAAAAAAGGTGATCCAGATCCAGAAACAAATACAGCCTTGAAATTCGTTATTGACCGTGCTAAGCAAGCACAAGTACCAAAACACATCATTGACAAGGCCATTGACAAGGCCAAAGGAAACACAGACGAAACGTTTGTAGAAGGTCGCTATGAAGGATTTGGTCCAAATGGTTCGATGCTGATTGTGGATACCCTTACTTCAAACGTGAACCGTACAGCAGCAAATGTCCGTGCGGCTTTCGGTAAAAATGGTGGAAATATGGGAGCAAGTGGTTCGGTTTCTTATTTGTTTGACAACAAGGGAGTGATTGTCTTTGCGGGTGATGATGCAGACAGCATCTTTGAGCAATTGATCGAAGCAGACGTTGATGTAGAGGATGTGGAAGCGGAAGAAGGAACGATTACAGTTTATACTGCCCCAACAGACTTGCACAAAGCTCTTGTGGCTTTACGTGAAGCAGGCATTAGCGAATTCCAAGTGACAGAATTAGAAATGATTCCTCAGTCAGAAGTTGTTCTAGACGGTGACGATTTAGCAACCTTTGAAAAATTGTATGATGTTTTAGAAGATGATGAAGATGTCCAAAAAGTCTATACGAATGTCGAAGGATTTTAA